TCTACAcctcctgggctttgaaccaacTGTATacactctttcacacacacacacacacacacacagtgctggtACAGGGTCTGAATCAGGGGCTCTGCAATCTCCCTGTGTGTTTtatttgttcactcaaggctggtgctctaccacctgagccacgccacttccggcatttggcTGTGACTTGGTGTGGATGCGTGTACGCatgcgctagtcctggggcttgaactcaagcgcctgggcgctgtccctgagccctgttgttgctcaaggctggcgctctaccacttgagccacagcgccacttctggcttttttctgaatagtttattggcgatcagagtctcacagagactttcccgcccaggttggctttgaaccgccatcctccagatctcagccctcctgagaagctgggatgacaggcaggagcctctGGCACCCCACAATGCCCCCCCTTCCCCATTGCATGTCTGATGACCCTCTAGGGAGAAATGGGTGAATGCAAGTGGCAactgttccctcccctccccaccccgcccctggggTACCCCAAGTTCTCCACCCCTGTCAGCTGGCTTCCACCTCTAAGTGAAACTATCTGACCGGAAAAGGCCTCCACCCATAGTTTGCCCCACCCCACGCCTAATACCCAGTCTAGTAGCGCCCTCCTTTAATcccttcatgggggggggggggcgcgcggcgATTGGGTGAACATAAGACCACAATGGTTAATagtataatcctttttttttttaattactgtgtCCCCACCGGGCCTGCAAAACCTCCGCCCAGGAGGACGTGAGTTTTTCTTGGCACAGATGCACAGGGAGATGAATAAATTAAGATTCTTGACACGTCATGAGACAAGGTTGTTtgtgtttaaattaaaaaataataaaacggGCTACAAAACTCAATAGGAGCAAAGAGACGTTTGGCCAGGGAGGAGTTAAGGGTGCCCAGGTGAAGATACccagggagggggatgggggggtgctCAGGGGACCCTGGAttccccccctttcctcctccctcccccccctcttctGTAAGATGGGTTAGGGTTTATTGATAAGGCCTTGTGgcctttgggggggtgggggcggctgcGGGGATCAAGAAACACAGGTGAGGGTGGACCAGCGGTGGCTCCCGTCTctctcatcccagctcctcaggaggctgagatctggaggatggcggttcaaagccagcctgggtgggaaagcccgtgagactctcccctccaatgaaaccaccagggaaaccggaagtggcgccattgagggctcaaagtggtaagagcgcttaacctggagcaaaaaaacaaaaaacaggaactcagggacagtgcccagggccctgagttcaagtcccaggagcggacaaagaagaaaaaagacaaaataaattattttaaggaaatgattaggttaaaaaaaaaaacaaaacaggacaccAATGGCTAAGCCAATGAATGATAGATGATCTtgttgggagggggggtgggggggccgggtgCCCCAAATCACAAAATAAAGCAGCAACAGGGCtttgggaagtggggggggggcggggatcccCCAAGGAACGGCCTCACACGGGCACCGGCTCCACCAGCGATGGGGTGGCACTCCCGTTCTCAAACTGACTGTCCCCGAATGGCGACGTAGCGTCTGTGGCCGGCTCAGAGAAGCCCAGGAGCGATTCTagaaagctatggctcaagtcccCGGATGGAGAGCAGCCAGGCGGGGCCCCGTGGAGGCATTCCGGGCCGTCGGGCATTTTGGGGGACGGATAATGAGGCCCCAAGCTGTAATCGGGCAGCGTCTGTAGCCACCCCAGCGAGTCACAGCCGAGCTGGGCCGTGGGGCTCTGGGGGGCGTCGTCCATGGCGGATGGTGTGGGAGCCCCAGGCGGGCGAGGATCGTCCCCCAAACCGCTGGACCCGCCGCCGCCGTGGAGGAGGAAGCTGGCGGCGTCCAGATTGGCATTTTCATCCAAGATCCCCGAGGGGAGATTCGAACCCGTGTAGCTGTGGGTCCAGTGGCCACTGGCGCTGCCAGCCTCGAAGACATCAGATAGGTGGAAGTAGCTGAGGTGATCCAAACGGTCTGGGTGGGtgatttcctcttcctcctcttcctccccccacagCTCGGGGTCCACGCCGGGTTGGAAGCTGGAGGCAGGAAGGGCCGGAGAAAGGTTGGGGTGCTCGTCCTGGGGCTCCCCCATgctggaggagaaagaggaggcggTGGAGGAATCCGTCATGTCGCTGCTGCTGCAACTGTGGTCCCCGACAtcgttgttgctgctgctgctgccccccAGGAACGGAGGGAGAAGGGCGGCCGGCTCCTCAGCGCCGGGGGGGTGGCCGCCATCGGGGGTCTCCGTCTCCCCCAAGGCCCCCCGGGCTCGCTCGAGCTGGAGCCGGGCCAGGGTGTGGACGAAGTGAGTCTGAACCCGGGCCTGGTTGAACTCCACGCGGCCCTCGGGGTTGGCGCAGCCCTCCTTGGAACAGCCGCAGGGGAAGGACGTGTGGTCCAtctggagggggggagagggggaaactgaggaccCAGGAAGGTAGCGACCCGCCTGGACTCCCCACCACGCATGCCCGGATGTCCCAGGGTGGGCAAGCAGAGCgcgtggcgtgggggggggggagacctgtcaccccagctgctcagggaggctgaggagtggaagccctgggttcgagtcctcagcaccacagacaacggaagaagccggaagtgacgctggGGCTCgggcggtagagcgctagccttgagcgcaggGGAGGCTCGGggactgagtttgagccccaagtCCGGCACCAAGAAAGCCCCCGGAGGGTCATGGGAGGACCCCGCCTCGGAAGCCCAGAGGCTCATGGGAGAAGCCGGCCCCAGAAGCCCAGAGGCTCATGGGAGAAGCCCACATCAGGAGGCCTGGAGGCTCATGGGAGAACCCTGCCCCCAGGGAGAGGGTCAAGAAAGAACCCCGCCCCTGGAGGCTCATGGGAGAGCCTCACCCCCAGGGGCTCAAGGGAAAAGCCCACCGCTGGAGGCCCGGAGGCTCATTCATGGGGAGAGCCCTGCCCCCAGGGGCTCATGGGAGAAGCCCGCCCCCAGAGGCTCATGGGAGAAGCCCACACCAGGAGGCCAGGAGGCTCGAGGCTCATGGGAGAAGCCCACCCCCCCAGGGGGAATGTCAAGGAAGAACCCCGCCCCCAGAGGCTCATGGGAAAAGCCCGCCCCTGGAGGCCCGGAGGCTCATGGGAGAAGCCCTCCCCAGGAGGCCCGGAGGCTCATGGGAGAGCCCTTCCCCCAGGAGGCCCGGAGGCTCATGGGAGAAGCCCGCCCCTGGAGGCCCGGAGGCTCATGGGAGAAGCCCTCCCCAGGAGGCCCGGAGGCTCATGGGAGAGCCCGCCCCAGGAGGCCCAGAGGCTCATGGGAGAAGCCCTCCCCAGGAGGGGCTCATGGGAGAAGCCCGCCCCTGGAGGCCCAGAGGCTCATGGGAGAGCCCTTCCCCAGGGGCTCATGGGAGAAGCCCGCCCCCGGAGGCCCAGAGGCTCATGGGAGAAGCCTGCCCCCTGGAGGCCCGGAGGCTCACGGGAGAAGCcacaccccccccgccccagaggCTCACGGGAGGACccggccgcgcgccccgcccgcaCCTGGCACCGGATGCCGGCGCGGCTGCAGCTGCAGGTCTCGGGGTCGCAGGCGCGCGCGCAGCGGCAGCCGCAGTCCTCGCGGGCGCGGCGCAGGGCGCGCAGCTCGCGCTTCTCCTCGCGGTCGATCCTGCGCACCCCGGCCGCCCGCAGCAGGGCCCGGCGCCGGCGGGCCGGGTGCGCCTGCAGGaagacctcctcctccagccggccgcccgccaccgccgccgccaggGCCTCCTCCAGCCACGCCTCGTCCACCGCGTCCGGCGCCGGCTGCGGGTTCGAGCCTTCCTCCGACGACGCACCGGCTGCGgacagctgcgggggggggggggagggagaaagggggtgagGCAATGCTgagagtggggcggggggggaggggatcttTGGTGGTGGGCCccgtggtgggacttgaactcggggcccgggcgctgtccctgactgAGCTCttggcactcaaggctggcgccctCCCCCACtggaagccacagcgccacttccggttcccAGGTGGTTCCATTGGAGATCCCGGGTGTCAGGgactttccctgcccccccccccggggaggggggggttggctttgaaccgccatccccCAGATCTCTTCCTTTCCAATCGATCGGGTGAagctgtgtggctcaggtggcagagcgctagcctggagcgaaagcagctcagggacagcgcccaggccctgggttcaagtcccacacaTACACAACAAGAAGGGTCAGATAAGAGACCCCATATCGATGTTTTTGCTGGAAGCCCCTGTAGCGTCCGTCCCTCCTCCCGACAGGCCGCCACCGACGGTCCCCTGGCGCTCTCCTAAGGTGCACCCCTGCCTCTCAAGGTGaggaccccctccccacccccaaagctaCCTGATCACATGGATGGGTGGTGAAGTTGTGGGCAcacaccctcccctccctgccccccaccctccccccccccagtcctccctACCTTCTGCCTCTGCGCCTCCAGCTTTTCTTCCCTCAGTCGCTGGCGGAGCTTCTCCCGCCGCACCCGAGCTTGCTCGTGGGTGAACTCGGCCAAGGAGAAGCGGCGGGAGGCGTGGTGGCGGGACGCCATGCCCAGGGTGCAGCCGCCCCGGCTGGGCACGCTGGTGAAACCCTGGCACCGGGGGAAGTAGAAGACGGTGACGCCATCAAAGGCCACCCGGCCCGTGCGTTTCTGGGGAGTCCGCTTGAGGATGGAGAGAgctggagaaagggagaagggagttACTTGTCTGATGGAgacattttccccctcttctccgaAGATCCATCCACATGAACGGGGCAGGCATCTAGTGACTGGCTCacgcctggcatcccagctactcaggaggctgagatctggaggatcacaggttcaaagccagcccagggcaggaaaaggctgtgcgactctgatctccaatgaaaccaccaggaaaaccggaagtggtgccatTGATGGctccaagtgacagagtgccagccttgagctgaacagctcagggacagtgcccaggccctgagatcaaatcccacgaccgacaaaaaagaaaaagagagagatctaGTGGTTTCCTCCAAGGAAGATGTGACTCACGGGTGAAACTTTTGGGGCTGCACACATCCCGATCCGGCTGGGGTCCCCGAACCCATGGCCCCTCCTCGTCGGAGTCCCAGACAGGGGAGATGGAAGACGTCGAGGAGCAGGAACGGAGAGAGACGCAgccggaggaggaagaggaggaagagcaggatgaAGGGTCCCCGTCTTCCTCTAACTGGTCCAGTTTCCTCTTCATGGCGGTGCAGGGGGAGATTTCAGAGGCTGGGGTGACCAACTCCCTAGAACAGGCGCGAGAAAGCTCTAAGCGGCAGGAAGATAACAGACCACCCCTGATGGGCGATCATGGCATCCGGAAGCCCCACCACCCTCTGCCCTCCACCCTCCTTTCTGCATTGTTGAGGTATCTCCGGTTCTCTGACCACTCCCATGGAACGTTCTAGAACTTTCTAGAGCTAAGCCAGGTCTGTATAGCAAGTTCTCTTCCCCAGACACCACCATCCTACCCCTTCCATGTAGAAAGCCAGGAGCAggtggggctcacgcctgtcatcccagctactcaggaggctgagatccaaaggatcgcagttcaaagccagcccagggcaggaaaatacCCACGAGACTCTttctctccaaggaaccagcaaaatgtaagaaaaaaaaatggcgctggggctcaagaggtagagcccccAGCCCCAGCGGTAAGCAATCAGCAAAtggcacagtgctcagggccccgagttcgagccccagtaccaatacacacacacacatctgcacacATAAAAAAGCAACAGCACCAAAAAGAGGGTGTTTAAACTGTTtctactccctccccctcccccaaaaaaaagccttcCCAGGAAACAGAGCATCTCGCTCACCATTTCCTAACCCACCCACACGTGTTCACCAGGAGGCAGACGGATgagcagatggacagacagacagcgtcTGGCCTAGAACATTCTCCGACAGGAATcttgggggaaaggggggggTCTGACTCATCAGAGGCTGAGTCAtgggtggcgtgtgtgtgtgtgtgtgtgtgtgtgccccccaCATATTCTGCATAGCCACCTCTACTCTGGCCCCTCCTAGATGATGTAgaagcttacacacacacacacacacacacacacaatttccctTCCCTATACACAGACAAAACCTCACTCCAAAACCAGGCTAGTTAGACTTGATGGGGAATAGGCTGGCTTTGTTGCTGCCCACCCCCCCCTGCTCCCCACAATTCCCCCCCAAAAAGGGGGGGACTTTCCTTAGTTCTCCTCATCCTGTGCCAGGTCAGATTTCTCCCTCAGAAACCCCCTTCATGAGAAAAGTCCCAGCCTTCTATTCTACTAGGCCTGCCATCTTCCTTCTCAGAATTCACTCATGGCCGGGCTCAGGTGGctctcacgcccgtcatcccagcgactcaggatgctgagaccggaggatcgcggttcaaagccagacccagcaggaaagtccatgagactccgatctccaatgagccaccaggaaaccggaagtggcgctgtggctaaaagtggtagagcgctagccttgagctgaagagctcaggagcagcgcccaggccctgagttcaagccccagtactggcgcgcatgcgtacacacgcacacaaacacacacacacacttccctctTAGGCCCGATCTGCAGGTGTTTCCGGAGGAGAGTTTCTCAGGCTTGGTACCCCCGCCTTCCCCGGgtcaaaaccacaaacaaaaacaacccagatCTGGGACTATCGAAGAGGGTGGCCGTGCTGAGCCAagcgcgcatgcgcgcacacacacacacacacgcacgcacgcacgcacgcagcaGATATTCAAGATGCACAGAAACACATTCTCAAGAAATGACATCCACACATCCTTGTCCCTAACCACCATCCTGTTTCGGGGGAGACCCCCCACaccccatctttctcctccccaaTTCCAGTGGCTGGCTGAATGCAGTCACCCTAAATCTAATGCTCTAATAgattgagacacacacacacacacactgggggtgctgtccctgaagctctaccacttgaaccacggctccacttccggtgtcttggtggttcactggagagaagagtctcatgggctttcctgccccgggctggctttgaaccgggatcctctagatctcaacctcctgaggatccatcctcagatctccacatcctgagttgCTAAGGTGACAGGCgtgccttgagtgggaaaagcttaattaaggacagtgcccaggctgtgacaCATACACAACCcgagaagaagaaagcagaaagacaATCAGAGCCCAGGAGAAGCCTTGTCAGAGGGAATGAAAGATAGTAGTGAAGGATTCCAAGAAAAAGTGTCAGACAGTGAgtcagaaggggggagggggatgggcggCCCGGCCACTGCTCCGGAATCAGGCTCTGGCCTGTGGCTGGGTTCCCAGGGTTAGCacagtccccacccccaccacccctccaggatcccagaggaaggaagaaaaaaaaaaaaaaaagccattcccAGGACTTGGCTCAGGCAGAAATACCACACCTCCAAGCATCCTGGGAGACAACATAGACAGAACTCACTCCTTCCGGGATCTGCTGAGCcagagaaggggggtgggggtggggaaatgcCTCTCCAACCCCCACCTCCAGCCTACCAGGGGCCCCCCATATCTTTCACACTGCGATTGGCGGTCTCGATTGGCGGCCAGAGAGACCGAGAGAGAAGGGCTCTCCGAAAAAGGGGCTTAAGGACTGAGATCTcaaggatcggggttcaaagccaggcccagagaaggaaaggagtctgggagagctgctcagaaaaaaagaaaaaagccagaagtggtgctgtggctcaagtggtagagcgccggccttgaaCACAAGAAtcccaggggcagcgcccaggccctgagttcaagccccaggactgacaaaaattaaaaaaaaaaaaaaaagtgccatcaATACCTCTTGCTCATCTTGGCATgtctcccccccccttccttttgccccctccccaccagagCTGATTAGAAAGGGGGGGGAATCTTTTTAACTGCACCACCCTCCTTCCCCTGGAATCTCCGGAATGTGTCCTTTAACCTCAGGTCCTCACTCAGCCTTCTCAAGACCacaactccccaccccacccacctccaTTCACTCACAAGCCCTCATCCccaatacacccccccccccccggggtcacCATGAAACCAGGTCTTCCAGAAAGGACATCCAGGGGAAGTAAATAGGGGAAAAACCATCTAGAaggttcctccttctcccccccatcTCCAACTGAAGCCCTAAGAGTTTGAACAGCAGCCGGGGCAGGCAGACAGCGGACAGGAAGTGCTGGTAcacacaccctcccctcccccacggtCCCTCAGAAAATAATGGGGGGggtcaggagggaggggacagcccCCTAGCTTCAGccacttggggaggggggggaggaaggtgtCAAGGCCCTGGGTGGGCACCAAATTCTGGGTTGGCTCTAGGTGGACAGAAGGGGGGGGAATTGCACCTGATAAATAACGGATATATAAACATACctggtaaatttaaaaaaatatataaataactgcTTTGCCTCTAGCCAGCCCaagcttcattcattcattcatgcatgcatacattcattcattccgaAAACATTTTCCAACACCAGAGGAGGAACTGGGGGAGTggagggagcggggagggagcaaaattctggaagtgggggaggggagggggtgtgcTAGGATTCAGGGCAGCAGGTGACAGTTCAGGGGTACAGGCAG
Above is a genomic segment from Perognathus longimembris pacificus isolate PPM17 chromosome 26, ASM2315922v1, whole genome shotgun sequence containing:
- the Csrnp1 gene encoding cysteine/serine-rich nuclear protein 1, translated to MKRKLDQLEEDGDPSSCSSSSSSSGCVSLRSCSSTSSISPVWDSDEEGPWVRGPQPDRDVCSPKSFTPLSILKRTPQKRTGRVAFDGVTVFYFPRCQGFTSVPSRGGCTLGMASRHHASRRFSLAEFTHEQARVRREKLRQRLREEKLEAQRQKLSAAGASSEEGSNPQPAPDAVDEAWLEEALAAAVAGGRLEEEVFLQAHPARRRRALLRAAGVRRIDREEKRELRALRRAREDCGCRCARACDPETCSCSRAGIRCQMDHTSFPCGCSKEGCANPEGRVEFNQARVQTHFVHTLARLQLERARGALGETETPDGGHPPGAEEPAALLPPFLGGSSSSNNDVGDHSCSSSDMTDSSTASSFSSSMGEPQDEHPNLSPALPASSFQPGVDPELWGEEEEEEEITHPDRLDHLSYFHLSDVFEAGSASGHWTHSYTGSNLPSGILDENANLDAASFLLHGGGGSSGLGDDPRPPGAPTPSAMDDAPQSPTAQLGCDSLGWLQTLPDYSLGPHYPSPKMPDGPECLHGAPPGCSPSGDLSHSFLESLLGFSEPATDATSPFGDSQFENGSATPSLVEPVPV